The following coding sequences lie in one Mucilaginibacter sp. KACC 22773 genomic window:
- a CDS encoding NADH-quinone oxidoreductase subunit NuoE family protein — protein sequence MLRVEDTQVSVEFSPELLNKFADVVTRYPAGKQKSALLPILHYVQAEFGWVSPQAMDKVAAYLDILPIEVYEVATFYTMYLLKPSGKYVLEVCRTGPCGVVGADKIMDHIEQTLGVPEGEVTADGLFSWRGVECLAACGYGPVLQIGPEYTFYENLTNQSVDKLIGDLRAKAKN from the coding sequence ATGCTTAGAGTTGAAGATACTCAGGTTTCGGTTGAGTTTAGCCCGGAACTGCTGAATAAATTTGCTGATGTGGTTACCCGTTATCCTGCAGGTAAGCAAAAATCGGCATTGTTGCCTATCCTGCACTATGTACAGGCCGAGTTTGGCTGGGTAAGCCCGCAGGCTATGGATAAGGTAGCAGCCTATTTGGATATATTGCCGATAGAGGTTTACGAAGTAGCTACATTTTATACCATGTACCTGCTTAAGCCAAGCGGTAAATACGTATTGGAAGTGTGCCGTACAGGCCCATGTGGTGTAGTTGGTGCCGATAAGATCATGGATCATATTGAGCAAACACTTGGTGTACCCGAAGGCGAAGTTACTGCCGATGGCTTATTTAGCTGGAGAGGCGTAGAGTGCCTTGCAGCCTGTGGTTACGGCCCCGTGCTTCAAATTGGCCCCGAATATACCTTTTACGAGAATTTAACTAACCAATCAGTTGATAAACTGATTGGAGATTTAAGGGCAAAAGCAAAAAATTAA